GGCCTCGAAACACCTGCAAGGCATTGCGCGTATCGATCTGCGCCAACAACTCCAGACCCGCCATCAGCGCCGCCGATGAAGTGTTCGGCGCACCGCCCAACAACAGTCGCGACAAACCGCGAGAGTCTTGCGCACCCTGAGCACACAGCAACGAAAAACGCTTGAGGGTCTGACGCGGATCAGCACTGCAACCGGCCAGAAACGCATCGAAGGTTTCCCCCGGCATTGCGCTCGGCCATTGCTCATGGGCAACAAAAGAAGGATTGCTCGCCAGCGTCAGCAAGCCGCAGCAATGTTCGCCACGCCGCGCCGCCAACTCGCTGGCCAACATCCCGCCCAGCGACCAGCCACCGAGCCATACGTCCTGGGGAATGCGCTCATCGAGTTCCTCGAGCCAGTCCGCAGGATCGCTGGATTCCAGCTCCGGCAACGGTTCGATTTCGACTGTCAGGTGTTCGTCGAGCCCACGCAGCGCAGCCGCCAAAGGTTCCAGCGGGGAAACACCGAGGCCCCAGCCGGGGAGCAGAATCAGTCGATCACGCATGGCTTGGCTCCGATTTCAGTTGGGCAAAGCAATCGGCCAGTCCTTCTAACAATAGTTGCACCTGCGCCTCGCTGTGGGCGGCGGTCAGGGTGACCCGCAGCCGAGCGCTGCCGGCAGGCACAGTCGGCGGGCGGATCGCAGTGACCATCAGCCCACG
The sequence above is a segment of the Pseudomonas sp. HS6 genome. Coding sequences within it:
- a CDS encoding alpha/beta fold hydrolase, coding for MRDRLILLPGWGLGVSPLEPLAAALRGLDEHLTVEIEPLPELESSDPADWLEELDERIPQDVWLGGWSLGGMLASELAARRGEHCCGLLTLASNPSFVAHEQWPSAMPGETFDAFLAGCSADPRQTLKRFSLLCAQGAQDSRGLSRLLLGGAPNTSSAALMAGLELLAQIDTRNALQVFRGPQLHLFAGLDGLVPAEAAGELFALLADVEVGLIEQASHAFLLEDPHGVAGAIQAFLSECGDD